Proteins co-encoded in one Marinobacter qingdaonensis genomic window:
- a CDS encoding glycosyltransferase family 4 protein, translating to MKGVSNKAPRRLLLVTYYYPPDLSAGSFRARALADALLIADPSLKLDIITTEPNRYQRHRSSATPEGAPSYRVTRVPLPRKRHGLAGQMLSFLAFANGVRKQVADHQYDLVIATSSRLMTACLGSWVSGRARCPLYLDIRDIFVETLDDVFPGPLLWPVRRFFSLMERWPLRRARRVNLVSEGFLPYFRKRYTRRHYALFTNGIDEQFVELAGRLPPALPCELNGKPPHLVYAGNIGDGQGLEKILPALAATLGERVRFTVVGDGGARARLLAECKRLAVDITVRDPMPRNELLAVYESADVLFLHLNDYPAFERVLPSKLFEYAATGKPILAGVGGYARTFIDRELPGVRVFAPCDVSEGAAAFERLSLELTDRSAFVARFSRRGIMARMAEDILGCLPEPEND from the coding sequence ATGAAGGGAGTTTCCAACAAAGCGCCTCGTCGCCTGCTGCTGGTGACGTACTATTATCCACCGGATTTATCCGCTGGCTCATTCAGGGCCAGGGCGTTGGCCGATGCTCTCCTGATTGCCGATCCAAGTTTGAAGCTTGACATCATCACCACAGAGCCAAACCGGTATCAGCGTCATCGTTCATCTGCTACACCGGAGGGTGCGCCATCTTATCGCGTTACACGTGTCCCTTTGCCACGTAAACGTCATGGACTGGCCGGGCAAATGCTCTCATTCCTGGCCTTTGCCAACGGTGTCAGAAAACAGGTGGCTGACCATCAGTACGACCTGGTCATTGCGACTTCCTCCCGGTTGATGACCGCCTGTCTGGGCTCGTGGGTCAGTGGCAGAGCCCGCTGCCCATTGTATCTGGATATCCGCGATATTTTTGTGGAGACTCTGGATGATGTTTTTCCCGGGCCTTTGCTTTGGCCCGTCCGGCGTTTTTTCTCCCTTATGGAGCGCTGGCCGCTACGGCGGGCGCGCCGGGTGAATCTGGTTTCGGAAGGCTTTTTACCTTACTTCCGGAAGCGATACACGCGCCGGCATTATGCGTTGTTTACCAATGGCATAGATGAGCAGTTTGTTGAGCTTGCGGGCCGATTACCACCGGCGCTGCCGTGTGAGCTCAATGGCAAGCCGCCGCATCTGGTGTATGCCGGCAATATCGGTGACGGCCAGGGCCTTGAGAAAATCCTGCCGGCTCTCGCCGCCACCCTTGGAGAGCGCGTGCGATTCACGGTCGTTGGGGATGGTGGTGCCCGGGCCAGGTTGCTGGCGGAATGCAAGAGGCTTGCTGTCGACATTACCGTGCGGGACCCCATGCCGCGCAACGAGCTGTTGGCGGTCTATGAGTCCGCAGATGTCTTGTTCCTCCACCTGAACGATTACCCTGCCTTTGAAAGGGTATTGCCGTCCAAGTTGTTCGAGTACGCTGCCACAGGCAAACCGATTTTGGCCGGCGTGGGCGGTTACGCAAGAACGTTCATCGATCGGGAGTTGCCGGGCGTTAGGGTATTTGCACCGTGTGATGTATCGGAGGGGGCCGCTGCGTTCGAGCGGCTATCCCTTGAGTTGACCGACCGCTCTGCCTTTGTGGCACGATTCAGCCGCCGGGGAATCATGGCCAGAATGGCAGAGGATATTCTGGGTTGTCTGCCGGAGCCAGAAAATGACTGA